Proteins from a genomic interval of Vulgatibacter sp.:
- a CDS encoding anti-sigma factor family protein, translated as MDCSDLERLLPAYADGEFASGESVEVEEHLASCPSCSDEVSALLAFRSFLQQKAGEQKVAAPSQLRERIRTDMARERAREQVRRFSLYSAVAAGLVAVASFGYVIAPADEESPELVLFDAVDKHARALPLEVRPTADKPDDVESWFRGKVDFRVRAPTFRSPQAARLVGARLANVRDRQAAYLVYGGEDPARRTTLLVFPGEIEMPDGRRTRVGERDVVMANERGYNVALWQQRGIVYSLVSDLDESDMLQLVSQVEER; from the coding sequence GACGGGGAATTCGCATCGGGGGAGAGCGTGGAAGTCGAGGAGCACCTCGCGTCCTGCCCCAGTTGCAGCGACGAGGTCTCCGCCCTGCTCGCCTTCCGCTCCTTTCTGCAGCAGAAGGCCGGTGAGCAGAAGGTCGCCGCCCCCTCGCAGCTGCGCGAACGGATCCGGACCGACATGGCCCGCGAGCGTGCGCGGGAGCAGGTCCGGCGCTTCTCGCTCTACTCCGCCGTCGCCGCAGGGCTCGTTGCGGTGGCGAGCTTCGGCTACGTGATCGCCCCCGCCGACGAGGAGAGCCCGGAGCTGGTCCTCTTCGACGCGGTCGACAAACACGCCAGGGCGCTTCCGCTCGAGGTTCGGCCCACCGCCGACAAGCCGGACGACGTCGAGAGCTGGTTCCGCGGCAAGGTGGATTTCCGGGTCCGCGCGCCGACCTTCCGCTCGCCCCAGGCGGCGCGGCTGGTGGGGGCACGGCTCGCCAACGTCCGCGATCGGCAGGCGGCCTATCTCGTCTACGGCGGCGAGGATCCGGCGCGGCGGACGACGCTCCTCGTCTTCCCCGGCGAGATCGAGATGCCCGACGGCAGGCGCACGCGGGTCGGCGAGCGCGACGTGGTGATGGCGAACGAGCGCGGCTACAACGTGGCGCTCTGGCAGCAGCGCGGCATCGTCTACTCGCTGGTCTCGGATCTCGACGAGAGCGACATGCTCCAGCTCGTCTCGCAGGTCGAGGAACGCTGA
- a CDS encoding valine--tRNA ligase, with protein MSDTTPELPKGYEPTDVESKWYRFWMDRGYFHADENADKPPYSIVLPPPNVTGSLHMGHALTTTIQDVLIRWKRMSGFNAMWLPGTDHAGIATQMVVERELKKTEGTSRHDLGREAFLERIWDWKAKYGHRIKEQEMALGASLDWERERFTMDEGVSKAVREVFVRLYEEGLIYRANRLINWCPNDRTALSDLEVDHEENAKGELFQFAYPLTDGSGEIVVATTRPETMLGDTAVAVHPDDERYLAVIGKTVKHPFSGREIPIIADAVLVDPAFGTGAVKITPAHDFNDFEVGKRHGLESINILDADATLNEAGGPFAGMDRFAARTAVKEKLEALGLTRGEKEHLLALGRCQRCGTVVEPWLSPQWYVKIEPLARPAIEAVEKGDTVFIPEQWTNTYMSWMRNIQDWCISRQLWWGHRIPAWYCPDGHATVARETPEACGECGKKELRQEDDVLDTWFSSGLWPFSTLGWPEQTKALQTFYPNAVMETGFDIIFFWVARMMMMGLHFMGEVPFKTVFLHAMVRDDKGQKMSKTKGNVIDPLDVSSQYGADALRFTLASMTAQGRDIKLSLDRVAGYKAFANKIWNAARFSMLHMGAVDMSKPLDESKLADPDRWILTRFHRAVADVVASLEAFRFNDATSRVYQFIWRELCDWYIELVKPRLYEGSPEEKAASARVLRDVLDGSLRLLHPFMPFVTEEIWQKLPRDPADPGSIMVADYPRPDPDRMEDAEADRFDTLIEIVQAVRSLRVDLAVPEGVEVDLFFDTDPEGASWLAERAVWLKRLARVTSFTPRSAAAEWPANSPAILVRGIEIRLPIGGLVNVDELRAKLEKDALKLDLEVGKIRKRLDNPGFVAKAPPEVVVKDRAQADELEARLAKVRENLERIGS; from the coding sequence ATGAGCGACACGACCCCCGAGCTGCCCAAGGGCTACGAGCCCACCGACGTCGAATCGAAGTGGTACCGGTTCTGGATGGACCGCGGCTATTTCCACGCCGACGAGAACGCCGACAAGCCGCCCTATTCGATCGTGCTGCCCCCGCCCAACGTGACGGGCTCGCTGCACATGGGCCATGCCCTGACCACCACGATCCAGGACGTGCTGATCCGCTGGAAGCGGATGAGCGGGTTCAACGCGATGTGGCTCCCCGGCACCGACCACGCCGGCATCGCCACGCAGATGGTCGTCGAGCGCGAGCTGAAGAAGACCGAGGGCACGAGCCGCCACGACCTCGGCCGCGAGGCGTTCCTCGAGCGGATCTGGGACTGGAAGGCGAAGTACGGCCACCGGATCAAAGAGCAGGAGATGGCCCTCGGTGCGAGCCTCGACTGGGAACGCGAGCGCTTCACCATGGACGAGGGCGTTTCGAAGGCGGTGCGCGAAGTCTTCGTGCGGCTCTACGAGGAGGGGTTGATCTACCGGGCCAACCGGCTGATCAACTGGTGCCCGAACGACCGCACCGCGCTCTCCGACCTCGAGGTCGATCACGAGGAGAACGCGAAGGGCGAGCTCTTCCAGTTCGCCTACCCGCTCACCGACGGCTCCGGCGAGATCGTGGTGGCCACCACCCGGCCGGAGACGATGCTCGGCGACACCGCCGTCGCCGTGCACCCGGACGACGAGCGCTACCTGGCGGTCATCGGCAAGACGGTCAAGCATCCCTTCAGCGGACGCGAGATCCCGATCATCGCCGACGCGGTCCTCGTCGACCCCGCCTTCGGCACCGGCGCGGTGAAGATCACCCCGGCCCACGATTTCAACGATTTCGAGGTGGGCAAGCGCCACGGCCTCGAGTCGATCAACATCCTCGACGCCGACGCCACGCTCAACGAGGCCGGTGGTCCCTTCGCCGGGATGGATCGCTTCGCCGCCCGCACCGCGGTGAAGGAGAAGCTCGAGGCGCTCGGCCTCACCCGCGGCGAGAAGGAGCACCTCCTCGCCCTCGGCCGCTGCCAGCGCTGCGGCACGGTGGTGGAGCCCTGGCTCTCCCCGCAGTGGTACGTGAAGATCGAGCCGCTCGCCCGGCCCGCGATCGAGGCGGTCGAGAAGGGCGACACGGTCTTCATCCCCGAGCAGTGGACCAATACGTACATGTCCTGGATGCGGAACATCCAGGACTGGTGCATCAGCCGCCAGCTCTGGTGGGGTCACCGCATCCCCGCCTGGTACTGCCCGGACGGCCACGCAACGGTGGCCCGGGAAACGCCGGAAGCCTGCGGCGAATGCGGCAAGAAGGAGCTGCGGCAGGAGGACGACGTCCTCGACACCTGGTTCTCCTCCGGCCTCTGGCCCTTCTCCACGCTGGGCTGGCCCGAGCAGACGAAGGCGCTGCAGACCTTCTATCCGAACGCCGTGATGGAGACCGGCTTCGACATCATCTTCTTCTGGGTCGCCCGGATGATGATGATGGGGCTCCACTTCATGGGCGAGGTGCCCTTCAAGACCGTCTTCCTCCACGCGATGGTGCGGGACGACAAGGGCCAGAAGATGTCGAAGACGAAGGGGAACGTGATCGATCCCCTCGACGTCTCCTCGCAGTACGGTGCCGACGCGCTGCGCTTCACCCTGGCGTCGATGACCGCGCAGGGCCGCGACATCAAGCTCTCCCTCGATCGCGTCGCGGGCTACAAGGCCTTCGCCAACAAGATCTGGAACGCGGCCCGCTTTTCGATGCTCCACATGGGCGCCGTCGACATGTCGAAGCCCCTCGACGAGTCGAAGCTCGCCGATCCGGATCGCTGGATCCTCACCCGTTTCCACCGGGCCGTCGCCGACGTGGTCGCCTCCCTCGAGGCGTTCCGTTTCAACGACGCCACTTCGCGGGTCTACCAGTTCATCTGGCGCGAGCTCTGCGACTGGTACATCGAGCTGGTGAAGCCGCGGCTCTACGAAGGGAGCCCGGAGGAGAAGGCTGCTTCCGCCCGGGTGCTCCGCGACGTCCTCGACGGCTCCTTGCGCCTCCTCCACCCGTTCATGCCCTTCGTCACCGAGGAGATCTGGCAGAAGCTGCCGCGCGATCCCGCCGACCCGGGTTCGATCATGGTGGCGGACTACCCGCGCCCCGATCCGGACCGGATGGAGGATGCGGAGGCCGATCGCTTCGACACGCTGATCGAGATCGTGCAGGCCGTGCGCTCGCTGCGCGTCGACCTCGCAGTTCCCGAAGGGGTGGAGGTCGACCTCTTCTTCGACACCGATCCGGAAGGCGCCAGCTGGCTCGCGGAGCGGGCCGTTTGGCTGAAGCGCCTCGCCAGGGTGACGAGCTTCACCCCGCGCAGCGCCGCAGCGGAATGGCCTGCGAACAGCCCCGCGATCCTCGTCCGCGGCATCGAGATCCGCCTGCCGATCGGCGGTCTCGTCAACGTGGACGAGCTCCGCGCCAAGCTCGAGAAGGACGCGCTGAAGCTCGACCTCGAGGTGGGCAAGATCCGCAAGCGCCTCGACAACCCCGGCTTCGTCGCCAAGGCGCCGCCGGAGGTGGTGGTGAAGGATCGCGCGCAGGCCGACGAGCTCGAGGCCCGTCTCGCCAAGGTGCGCGAGAACCTGGAGCGGATCGGGAGCTGA
- the nadC gene encoding carboxylating nicotinate-nucleotide diphosphorylase codes for MDFLDRLIDLALLEDVGPGDLTSEALIPEGAHGRAVFLCKERMVLAGTEAARRTFRAVDPSCQIRFHVEEGRVIEPGSVFGTVDGPVRALLVGERTALNFLQRLCGIATLTRRYVEALEGGKLQLLDTRKTIPGHRVLEKAAVRAGGARNHRFALYDGVLIKDNHLAAVGSIEEAIRLARLRAPSLTKIEVEVEDVDGARRAAEAGADVILLDNMGDETIAEAVRAVAGRALVEISGGITFERLPRLAATGADFVSAGAITHQARAVDISLDLEAAGA; via the coding sequence GTGGATTTCCTCGACCGGTTGATCGATCTGGCGCTGCTGGAGGACGTGGGTCCCGGTGACCTCACCAGCGAGGCGCTCATTCCCGAAGGCGCCCATGGCCGCGCGGTCTTCCTCTGCAAGGAGCGCATGGTGCTCGCCGGCACGGAAGCTGCCCGGCGCACCTTCCGCGCGGTCGACCCCTCCTGCCAGATCCGCTTCCACGTGGAGGAGGGCCGGGTGATCGAGCCCGGCAGCGTCTTCGGGACGGTCGATGGTCCCGTTCGCGCGCTCCTGGTCGGCGAGCGCACGGCCCTGAATTTCCTCCAGCGGCTCTGCGGCATCGCCACCCTGACCCGGCGCTACGTCGAGGCCCTCGAGGGCGGCAAGCTCCAGCTCCTCGACACCCGGAAGACCATCCCGGGCCACCGCGTCCTCGAGAAGGCGGCGGTCCGCGCAGGCGGCGCCCGCAACCACCGCTTCGCCCTCTACGACGGCGTCCTGATCAAGGACAACCATCTGGCGGCGGTGGGCTCGATCGAGGAGGCGATCCGGCTCGCGCGCCTGCGCGCCCCCTCGCTCACGAAGATCGAGGTGGAGGTCGAGGACGTCGACGGCGCCCGCCGCGCGGCGGAAGCAGGGGCCGACGTGATCCTCCTCGACAACATGGGCGACGAGACGATCGCCGAGGCCGTCCGGGCGGTGGCGGGCAGGGCGCTGGTGGAGATCTCCGGCGGCATCACGTTCGAGCGCCTGCCGCGGCTCGCAGCCACCGGCGCCGATTTCGTGAGCGCGGGCGCGATCACCCACCAGGCCCGGGCGGTGGACATCTCCCTCGACCTCGAAGCGGCTGGAGCCTGA
- a CDS encoding biotin--[acetyl-CoA-carboxylase] ligase, which produces MEDLAAALPSLLTTEALGRTLHVHESLGSTNDEALRLAREGAPHGTVVIAERQTAGRGRRGRSWASPAGRSLYLSVLLRPALPPQRAPEIVPVVAVAGAEALRAAGVEASIKWPNDLVAGARKIAGILTELSASMERIHFVVVGIGINVNLVEDDLPEELRPIATSVRTELGREVSRADLAADFLARFESWLGRHERGGFEPVRERYRALSSTLGTRVRLIEAESEIEGIAEDIDEAGALLLRRDDGVLEQARTGDVTSLRPAR; this is translated from the coding sequence GTGGAGGATCTCGCCGCGGCCCTCCCGTCCCTGCTCACCACCGAGGCCCTCGGCAGGACGCTCCACGTCCACGAGAGCCTCGGCTCCACCAACGACGAGGCGCTGCGTCTCGCCCGGGAGGGCGCGCCCCACGGGACGGTGGTCATCGCCGAACGGCAGACCGCCGGCCGTGGCCGCCGGGGCAGGAGCTGGGCGAGCCCTGCGGGCAGGAGCCTCTACCTCTCGGTGCTGCTGCGTCCGGCGCTGCCGCCGCAGCGGGCGCCGGAGATCGTGCCGGTGGTGGCAGTTGCCGGGGCGGAGGCGCTCCGGGCTGCTGGGGTCGAGGCCTCGATCAAATGGCCCAACGATCTGGTGGCGGGGGCGCGGAAGATCGCGGGGATCCTCACCGAGCTCTCCGCCAGCATGGAGCGGATCCATTTCGTCGTGGTCGGCATCGGCATCAACGTGAACCTCGTCGAGGACGACCTCCCGGAGGAGCTTCGGCCGATCGCCACCAGCGTCCGCACCGAGCTGGGGCGGGAGGTTTCCCGGGCCGATCTTGCCGCAGACTTCCTCGCGCGTTTCGAGTCGTGGCTCGGGCGCCACGAGCGGGGCGGCTTCGAGCCGGTACGGGAGCGGTACCGCGCGCTCTCCTCCACCCTCGGCACGCGGGTACGGCTCATCGAGGCGGAGAGCGAAATCGAGGGGATCGCCGAGGACATCGACGAGGCGGGGGCGCTCCTCCTCCGCCGGGACGACGGCGTCCTCGAGCAGGCCCGCACCGGAGACGTGACATCGCTCCGTCCGGCGCGGTAA
- a CDS encoding response regulator yields MDVLIIESDDDFATGLRDALATRGVHATVFTDGEEALERARTEKPRAVVLALELGDRPSAGFSWCNRFKRDEALRDIPLVLTSALATAETFDHHKRLKTRADAYLHKPFAAPRLLQELESWLPIDAPPAGSDLDLAAELIGDDEIESVEADDVVPAEAAPLQAAPAEDALDELFSDLGDAPADLERTVVALARDEESLAAPRERAEAQGLDVADLRGQVAELEARLETDARELAERERRIARLREENDDVTRRLREMQHKADAAAAQNRKLDATLSVLRADAAQLPALLDRVTELEARAAALGSDLAGSRGEAAALQERLGAAEQELSETQQKLEAASAESEDRAAQVKRLREEWERTAAELEEIAAARQALQTALDEAATAREGLESELESVRADRDGLRSELQQVRADADGSRIQLATVKTELAVVRGNLEASREEQERTAAELERLGEESRFEIESLRGELDGAQAQIAAGEETLGKTRGELDSVREELETAKLEAEILQADLDQARGELASVSEAKATSEAALEAERKRLGSAKDALARLQGILADEQADEG; encoded by the coding sequence ATGGACGTGCTGATCATCGAAAGCGACGACGACTTCGCAACGGGCCTGCGCGACGCACTGGCCACGCGCGGCGTCCATGCCACCGTCTTCACCGATGGCGAGGAGGCCCTCGAGCGGGCGCGGACGGAGAAGCCCCGGGCCGTGGTGCTCGCCCTCGAGCTGGGGGATCGGCCCAGCGCCGGCTTCTCCTGGTGCAACCGGTTCAAGCGCGACGAGGCGCTGCGCGACATTCCGCTCGTGCTCACCTCGGCCCTCGCCACGGCGGAGACCTTCGACCACCACAAGCGGTTGAAGACCCGCGCCGATGCGTACCTGCACAAGCCCTTCGCCGCCCCCAGGCTCCTGCAGGAGCTGGAGAGCTGGCTCCCCATCGACGCGCCGCCGGCGGGCTCCGATCTCGATCTCGCCGCCGAGCTGATCGGCGACGACGAGATCGAGTCGGTCGAAGCCGACGACGTCGTACCTGCGGAGGCCGCTCCGCTCCAGGCGGCTCCTGCCGAGGATGCGCTGGACGAGCTCTTCTCCGATCTGGGAGACGCGCCTGCCGATCTCGAGCGCACGGTGGTTGCCCTCGCCCGCGACGAGGAGAGCCTCGCTGCTCCCCGCGAGCGCGCCGAGGCACAGGGCCTCGACGTCGCCGACCTCCGCGGCCAGGTGGCGGAGCTCGAGGCGCGCCTGGAGACCGACGCCCGGGAGCTCGCCGAGCGGGAGCGCCGGATCGCCCGGCTCCGCGAGGAGAACGACGACGTCACGCGCCGCCTGCGCGAGATGCAGCACAAGGCCGACGCTGCGGCGGCGCAGAACCGCAAGCTCGACGCGACCCTCTCGGTGCTCCGCGCCGACGCCGCGCAGCTCCCTGCCCTGCTGGACCGGGTGACGGAGCTCGAGGCCCGCGCCGCCGCCCTGGGCAGCGATCTCGCCGGCAGCCGGGGCGAGGCAGCAGCGCTGCAGGAGCGGCTCGGCGCCGCGGAGCAGGAGCTCTCCGAGACGCAGCAGAAGCTCGAGGCAGCCAGCGCCGAGAGCGAGGACCGCGCCGCGCAGGTGAAGCGGCTCCGCGAGGAGTGGGAGCGCACCGCAGCCGAGCTCGAGGAGATCGCCGCTGCGCGGCAGGCCCTCCAGACGGCCCTCGACGAGGCGGCCACCGCTCGCGAGGGGCTCGAATCCGAGCTCGAGAGCGTGCGCGCCGATCGTGACGGGCTGCGCAGCGAGCTCCAGCAGGTCCGCGCCGACGCGGACGGCAGCCGGATCCAGCTCGCCACCGTGAAGACCGAGCTGGCGGTGGTTCGCGGCAACCTCGAGGCATCCCGCGAGGAGCAGGAGCGGACCGCTGCGGAGCTCGAGCGCCTCGGCGAGGAGAGCCGCTTCGAGATCGAATCGCTGCGTGGTGAGCTCGACGGCGCGCAGGCGCAGATCGCCGCAGGCGAGGAGACCCTCGGAAAGACCCGCGGCGAGCTCGACTCGGTCCGGGAAGAGCTCGAGACCGCGAAGCTCGAGGCCGAGATCCTCCAGGCCGACCTCGATCAGGCGCGCGGCGAACTCGCCTCCGTCAGCGAGGCGAAGGCCACCAGCGAGGCGGCCCTCGAGGCGGAGCGCAAGCGGCTCGGCAGCGCGAAGGACGCCCTCGCCAGGCTGCAGGGGATCCTCGCCGACGAGCAGGCCGACGAGGGCTGA
- a CDS encoding type III pantothenate kinase, which yields MLLAVDVGNTNTVIGAYEGRRLVEHFRLETHPHRTSDEWGLLCHQALRHHGVDPARIEAVAVSSVVPPMQHALERMSARYFGCKPLFIGPGVKTGMPILYDNPREVGADRIVNAVAAYERWPGALIVVDFGTATTFDVVTAKGEYLGGAITPGISISVEALSRNASKLPRVDLDRPDRAIGRNTVSSMQSGIVFGYGALVDGLCARLARELGGPRPTVVATGGLAPLLAGVSDAIDEVDEFLTLDGLRIIFDRN from the coding sequence ATGCTGCTCGCGGTCGACGTCGGCAACACGAACACGGTCATCGGCGCCTACGAAGGCAGGCGCCTGGTCGAGCACTTCCGGCTCGAAACCCATCCCCACCGGACCTCGGACGAGTGGGGCCTCCTCTGCCACCAGGCGCTGCGCCACCACGGGGTGGATCCGGCGCGGATCGAGGCGGTGGCGGTCTCTTCGGTGGTGCCGCCGATGCAGCACGCGCTCGAACGGATGAGCGCCCGCTACTTCGGCTGCAAGCCGCTCTTCATCGGCCCCGGGGTGAAGACGGGGATGCCCATCCTCTACGACAACCCGCGGGAGGTGGGCGCCGACAGGATCGTCAACGCCGTCGCCGCCTACGAGCGCTGGCCCGGCGCGCTCATCGTCGTCGACTTCGGCACCGCCACCACCTTCGACGTGGTGACCGCCAAGGGCGAGTACCTGGGCGGCGCGATCACCCCGGGGATCTCGATCTCGGTGGAGGCCTTGAGCCGCAACGCCTCCAAGCTGCCGCGGGTCGATCTCGACCGACCCGACCGGGCGATCGGGCGCAACACCGTCTCCTCGATGCAGTCGGGGATCGTCTTCGGCTACGGCGCCCTGGTGGACGGGCTCTGCGCCAGGCTCGCCCGGGAGCTCGGGGGCCCCAGGCCCACGGTGGTCGCGACCGGCGGCCTGGCGCCGCTCCTCGCCGGGGTCTCCGACGCCATCGACGAGGTGGACGAATTCCTCACCCTCGACGGCCTGCGGATCATCTTCGACCGCAACTGA
- a CDS encoding response regulator, translating to MPRKLLLADDSVTIQKVVAIVFAHEDYQVTTVANGEDAIARARELQPDIVLADVVMPGRDGYQVCEAIKADPATKHIPVLLLAGTFEPFDEARASAAGFDGHMPKPFESTRLLEKVRELIEGRQAVPAGPANVVAQQPAVAAPPRPAAPAFPVPPQALRQPAPAPLAAAPRPPPSVILPPRPAAPAAPLPPPPAPLRAQPPAAFAPAPAPRAAAAPSPAPRPIASAPVAPPAPERTQTFFDAQLPAAPAPRAPAVDAWGMPADDQFAAAFADAGRKADAIAAPVAPAVDEPLELGDEEILVDVEEDFDVADEGIAAAPPVDDETLAAPAASLEATAAGADAPSLPQAAPALEATAAGDDAPALPVQDALLERTAAGDDAPAFAVAAPAVERAPAPSYESSVVDPIDAYADLPLPADEPMPVEALLASPVDESLDGEAAVEGEALESPFTLPVQRGGADAAAFLEEAAAPSAFLGATAAAPEAPVAAADDGGEAALRAAISAASREVIERIAWEVVPQLAEVILREHVERLVRAREGREQA from the coding sequence AATGGCGAGGACGCCATCGCCAGGGCGCGCGAGCTCCAGCCGGACATCGTGCTTGCCGACGTGGTGATGCCGGGCCGGGACGGCTACCAGGTGTGCGAGGCGATCAAGGCCGATCCCGCCACGAAGCACATCCCCGTATTGCTCCTCGCCGGCACCTTCGAGCCCTTCGACGAGGCCCGCGCCAGCGCCGCCGGTTTCGACGGCCACATGCCCAAGCCCTTCGAGAGCACCCGGCTCCTCGAGAAGGTGCGGGAGCTGATCGAGGGCAGGCAGGCCGTTCCCGCAGGCCCGGCGAACGTGGTGGCGCAGCAGCCCGCCGTCGCCGCGCCGCCCCGTCCCGCAGCGCCCGCCTTCCCGGTGCCGCCGCAGGCCTTGCGCCAGCCCGCGCCGGCGCCGCTGGCAGCGGCGCCGCGTCCGCCGCCGTCGGTGATCCTGCCGCCGCGCCCTGCAGCACCTGCCGCGCCCTTGCCTCCCCCGCCGGCACCGCTCCGGGCCCAGCCCCCGGCAGCCTTCGCGCCGGCGCCAGCGCCGCGCGCTGCGGCCGCGCCGTCGCCGGCTCCGCGTCCGATCGCCAGCGCGCCGGTGGCGCCGCCGGCTCCGGAGCGGACGCAGACCTTCTTCGACGCGCAGCTTCCCGCTGCGCCGGCGCCCAGGGCCCCGGCTGTCGACGCGTGGGGCATGCCGGCCGACGACCAGTTCGCCGCAGCCTTCGCCGACGCCGGTCGCAAGGCGGATGCGATCGCCGCACCCGTCGCCCCTGCGGTGGACGAGCCGCTGGAGCTGGGGGACGAGGAGATCCTGGTCGACGTCGAGGAGGATTTCGACGTCGCCGACGAGGGAATCGCCGCTGCGCCTCCGGTCGACGACGAGACCCTGGCGGCCCCGGCTGCCAGCCTCGAGGCCACCGCTGCTGGCGCGGACGCCCCGTCGCTCCCGCAGGCTGCGCCGGCCCTCGAGGCCACCGCCGCCGGCGACGACGCGCCGGCCCTCCCGGTGCAGGACGCCCTGCTCGAGAGAACCGCTGCCGGCGACGACGCACCTGCGTTTGCGGTGGCGGCGCCTGCAGTGGAGAGGGCACCGGCTCCTTCCTACGAGTCGAGCGTCGTCGATCCGATCGACGCCTACGCCGACCTGCCGCTCCCTGCCGACGAGCCGATGCCGGTGGAGGCGCTGCTCGCCTCGCCGGTGGACGAGTCCCTCGACGGCGAAGCGGCGGTGGAGGGCGAGGCCCTCGAATCTCCCTTCACCCTGCCGGTGCAGCGGGGCGGCGCCGACGCCGCCGCCTTCCTCGAGGAGGCAGCGGCCCCCAGCGCCTTCCTCGGCGCCACCGCCGCGGCACCGGAAGCGCCCGTTGCAGCAGCCGACGACGGCGGGGAGGCTGCCCTCCGCGCCGCCATCTCCGCCGCCTCCCGCGAGGTGATCGAGCGGATCGCCTGGGAGGTCGTCCCCCAGCTCGCCGAGGTGATCCTCCGCGAGCACGTCGAGCGCCTCGTCCGCGCCCGCGAGGGGCGCGAGCAGGCCTGA